In one Alnus glutinosa chromosome 12, dhAlnGlut1.1, whole genome shotgun sequence genomic region, the following are encoded:
- the LOC133852279 gene encoding uncharacterized protein LOC133852279 isoform X1 has protein sequence MGRESKYESVLSWADEVEMEEEEAQAQVHLKQKLNPFGSARPREVVLQERGIDWRNLDQGLQQTSNSRNRAQNEKQSKENIPGPYARASAKKQCEVPWVPLAPQSQIPVIFSPLLRYPHKNAIPRLLEEPSICYNPYGLDNWQQNFQCKNHLEELGLPVEAPRNGKRFREPAACKNQQERSSSAYERRRRLNAENLVGWPLVYERRATTPLVRQDKRWSLANERNWRNPQDDYGRHGSRMERTLSAEFEWEVMGLENGRQKVGGMVMVTSPFTAAAGNGGRVGATQNMKMNIANCGVNHRRRGIELGSNKSGNHRKRT, from the exons atgGGAAGAGAAAGCAAGTATGAGTCTGTACTTTCATGGGCAGATGAGGTGgagatggaagaagaagaagctcaagCTCAGGTACATCTGAAGCAGAAGTTAAACCCATTTGGCTCTGCAAGACCCAGAGAAGTTGTTCTCCAGGAGAGAGGCATTGACTGGAGAAATCTCGACCAAGGTTTACAACAAACCTCCAATTCAAG AAACAGGGCTCAGAATGAGAAGCAGAGCAAAGAAAACATACCTGGACCTTATGCCAGAGCCAGTGCAAAGAAGCAGTGCGAAGTTCCATGGGTTCCTTTGGCTCCCCAGAGCCAGATTCCTGTGATATTTTCTCCACTTCTCAGATACCCACATAAGAATGCCATCCCCAGATTGCTTGAGGAGCCCAGCATTTGCTACAATCCGTATGGCTTGGACAATTGGCAGCAAAATTTTCAGTGCAAAAATCACTTAGAGGAGCTGGGTCTTCCAGTGGAGGCACCACGTAATGGCAAAAGATTTAGAGAACCAGCAGCTTGTAAGAACCAGCAAGAAAGAAGCTCTTCTGCTTATGAAAGGAGGAGGAGGCTCAATGCAGAGAATTTGGTAGGTTGGCCACTGGTATATGAAAGGAGAGCAACGACACCCCTTGTTAGACAAGATAAAAGGTGGTCATTGGCTAATGAGAGAAATTGGAGGAACCCACAAGATGATTATGGGAGACATGGCAGTAGAATGGAAAGAACTCTTTCTGCAGAATTTGAATGGGAAGTAATGGGTTTGGAGAATGGAAGGCAAAAAGTTGGTGGGATGGTCATGGTCACAAGTCCCTTCACCGCGGCAGCTGGTAATGGAGGGAGAGTTGGAGCTACCCAAAATATGAAGATGAATATAGCAAATTGTGGTGTGAACCACAGGAGAAGAGGGATTGAATTGGGATCCAACAAGAGTGGCAATCATCGGAAGAGAACATGA
- the LOC133852279 gene encoding eukaryotic translation initiation factor 4B1-like isoform X2, with protein MGRESKYESVLSWADEVEMEEEEAQAQVHLKQKLNPFGSARPREVVLQERGIDWRNLDQGLQQTSNSRAQNEKQSKENIPGPYARASAKKQCEVPWVPLAPQSQIPVIFSPLLRYPHKNAIPRLLEEPSICYNPYGLDNWQQNFQCKNHLEELGLPVEAPRNGKRFREPAACKNQQERSSSAYERRRRLNAENLVGWPLVYERRATTPLVRQDKRWSLANERNWRNPQDDYGRHGSRMERTLSAEFEWEVMGLENGRQKVGGMVMVTSPFTAAAGNGGRVGATQNMKMNIANCGVNHRRRGIELGSNKSGNHRKRT; from the exons atgGGAAGAGAAAGCAAGTATGAGTCTGTACTTTCATGGGCAGATGAGGTGgagatggaagaagaagaagctcaagCTCAGGTACATCTGAAGCAGAAGTTAAACCCATTTGGCTCTGCAAGACCCAGAGAAGTTGTTCTCCAGGAGAGAGGCATTGACTGGAGAAATCTCGACCAAGGTTTACAACAAACCTCCAATTCAAG GGCTCAGAATGAGAAGCAGAGCAAAGAAAACATACCTGGACCTTATGCCAGAGCCAGTGCAAAGAAGCAGTGCGAAGTTCCATGGGTTCCTTTGGCTCCCCAGAGCCAGATTCCTGTGATATTTTCTCCACTTCTCAGATACCCACATAAGAATGCCATCCCCAGATTGCTTGAGGAGCCCAGCATTTGCTACAATCCGTATGGCTTGGACAATTGGCAGCAAAATTTTCAGTGCAAAAATCACTTAGAGGAGCTGGGTCTTCCAGTGGAGGCACCACGTAATGGCAAAAGATTTAGAGAACCAGCAGCTTGTAAGAACCAGCAAGAAAGAAGCTCTTCTGCTTATGAAAGGAGGAGGAGGCTCAATGCAGAGAATTTGGTAGGTTGGCCACTGGTATATGAAAGGAGAGCAACGACACCCCTTGTTAGACAAGATAAAAGGTGGTCATTGGCTAATGAGAGAAATTGGAGGAACCCACAAGATGATTATGGGAGACATGGCAGTAGAATGGAAAGAACTCTTTCTGCAGAATTTGAATGGGAAGTAATGGGTTTGGAGAATGGAAGGCAAAAAGTTGGTGGGATGGTCATGGTCACAAGTCCCTTCACCGCGGCAGCTGGTAATGGAGGGAGAGTTGGAGCTACCCAAAATATGAAGATGAATATAGCAAATTGTGGTGTGAACCACAGGAGAAGAGGGATTGAATTGGGATCCAACAAGAGTGGCAATCATCGGAAGAGAACATGA